A genomic region of Exiguobacterium oxidotolerans JCM 12280 contains the following coding sequences:
- the budA gene encoding acetolactate decarboxylase, translated as MTNDDTLLQISTMMALLDGVFESEVSYASVLDGRDFGIGTFDHLDGEMIGFDNTFYQLRSDGSARPLDPETTTPFCTLTRFTPTQSIQIDQEMTKQDFEHWLSTQLATINSFYAVRIDGEFTEVKTRTVARQEQPFVPITEAVATQSARTFEQTEGTLAGYYTPRFGHGIAVAGYHLHFIDQAREGGGHVFDYTVKNVTVSFEEKPRLDLRLPTTAAYREADLESHDIEQEIKIAEG; from the coding sequence ATGACGAACGATGATACGTTACTTCAAATCTCGACGATGATGGCGTTACTTGACGGCGTCTTCGAAAGCGAGGTCAGTTATGCGTCCGTTCTTGACGGGCGCGACTTCGGAATCGGCACCTTCGACCATCTCGACGGAGAAATGATTGGTTTTGATAATACCTTTTATCAATTGCGTTCTGACGGGAGCGCCCGCCCGCTCGACCCTGAAACGACGACACCGTTTTGTACGTTGACTCGATTTACTCCGACACAGTCGATTCAAATCGATCAAGAAATGACGAAACAAGACTTCGAGCATTGGCTAAGCACGCAACTCGCAACCATCAACAGCTTTTATGCCGTGCGAATCGATGGAGAGTTCACGGAAGTCAAGACACGGACGGTCGCGCGCCAAGAACAACCATTCGTCCCGATCACGGAAGCCGTTGCGACACAAAGTGCACGGACGTTCGAACAGACGGAAGGGACACTTGCCGGCTACTATACACCACGCTTCGGTCACGGGATTGCCGTCGCCGGATACCATCTACACTTCATCGATCAAGCCCGCGAAGGTGGCGGGCACGTCTTCGATTACACGGTCAAGAACGTCACCGTCTCATTCGAAGAAAAACCACGCCTTGATTTACGTCTACCGACGACAGCTGCTTACCGAGAAGCAGATCTTGAAAGTCATGACATCGAACAAGAGATAAAAATTGCCGAAGGTTGA
- the cydS gene encoding cytochrome bd oxidase small subunit CydS, protein MENFLIMWASPIVLVMGVTALFVWATFGKVDAK, encoded by the coding sequence TTGGAAAATTTCTTAATCATGTGGGCATCACCGATCGTTCTCGTCATGGGTGTGACTGCTCTTTTCGTTTGGGCGACATTCGGTAAAGTTGACGCTAAATAA
- the trmB gene encoding tRNA (guanosine(46)-N7)-methyltransferase TrmB has product MRLRHKPWALDYMKEQASIYIADPATLKGNWAEEFKNEHPLYIEVGSGKGAFITGMAKQHPDINFIAIELFESVAVAIVQKLVEEPLPNVRVLTVDAKDLRDFFEKGEVTRVYLNFSDPWPKSRHAKRRLTYKTFLATYEDILPEQGQIHFKTDNRKLFESSLMTMSAYGMTFDWMSLDLHVNEPEDNVRTEYEERFSALGQPIYRMEATYGK; this is encoded by the coding sequence ATGCGTTTACGCCACAAGCCTTGGGCGCTGGATTATATGAAAGAACAGGCATCCATCTATATCGCGGACCCGGCGACCTTAAAAGGAAACTGGGCAGAAGAATTTAAAAATGAACATCCACTATACATTGAGGTAGGTTCCGGAAAAGGAGCATTCATCACGGGTATGGCAAAGCAACACCCGGATATCAACTTCATCGCGATTGAATTATTTGAAAGTGTTGCGGTTGCGATCGTTCAAAAATTGGTCGAAGAGCCACTCCCTAACGTCCGTGTCTTAACGGTCGATGCAAAAGACTTACGTGACTTCTTTGAAAAGGGAGAAGTCACTCGTGTCTACTTGAACTTCTCCGATCCGTGGCCGAAGTCGCGTCATGCGAAACGACGTCTCACATATAAGACGTTCCTCGCGACGTACGAAGACATTTTGCCGGAGCAAGGTCAGATTCACTTTAAGACGGATAACCGTAAACTATTTGAATCGAGCCTGATGACGATGTCAGCTTACGGTATGACATTCGATTGGATGTCGCTTGATTTACACGTCAATGAGCCGGAAGATAACGTCAGAACGGAGTACGAAGAACGTTTTTCAGCACTTGGTCAACCGATTTATCGGATGGAAGCAACGTACGGAAAATGA
- a CDS encoding phosphotransferase, with product MELDILDALGEGWTLTPAGGITGEAYVASTGQSKLFLKRNSSPFLAILSADGIVPKLLWTKRIYSGDVISAQQFIEGNELEPEMMERPEVARLLGKIHDSKELLFMLQQLDQRPIEPDELLRQCRLYFQPAELREPKLIEQAIGYLETHLALVRTDEQVVCHSDLNHNNWLTGADGHLYLNDWDDAIIADRAYDLGMMLYSYVDEEYWPEWFASYGHPLTLELKQRMHWYVVAQAILSIYWYEDAQHPDAPESYVFLTQLLENEF from the coding sequence ATGGAATTAGATATTTTAGATGCGCTTGGCGAAGGCTGGACGCTTACGCCAGCAGGCGGCATTACAGGTGAAGCGTACGTCGCTTCGACTGGGCAGTCGAAATTATTTTTGAAGCGGAACTCTTCTCCGTTCTTAGCCATTTTATCGGCGGATGGAATCGTTCCGAAGTTGCTTTGGACTAAACGAATTTACAGTGGGGATGTCATCAGTGCGCAACAATTCATTGAAGGAAACGAACTCGAACCGGAAATGATGGAGCGTCCAGAGGTGGCCCGATTACTAGGGAAAATACATGATTCAAAAGAGTTGTTGTTCATGTTACAACAACTTGATCAACGACCAATTGAACCAGATGAGCTATTGCGTCAATGCCGGCTCTATTTTCAACCGGCAGAACTACGTGAACCAAAGTTGATTGAACAGGCGATTGGTTATTTAGAGACGCATTTAGCGCTTGTCCGAACGGATGAGCAAGTCGTTTGTCATTCAGATTTAAATCACAACAATTGGTTGACGGGGGCGGATGGTCATCTCTATTTAAATGATTGGGATGATGCGATCATCGCCGATCGTGCTTATGACTTAGGGATGATGCTCTATAGTTATGTTGACGAGGAATACTGGCCAGAATGGTTTGCGAGTTACGGTCATCCGTTGACCCTTGAATTAAAACAGCGCATGCATTGGTACGTGGTGGCACAAGCGATTTTGTCGATTTACTGGTATGAAGATGCACAGCATCCGGATGCGCCAGAAAGTTATGTGTTCCTTACGCAATTACTTGAGAATGAATTTTAG
- the alsS gene encoding acetolactate synthase AlsS, whose translation MNKNENSENENLVQKKTGADLVVDTLIEQGVEYIFGIPGAKIDSVFNVLQDRGPELIVARHEQNAAFMAQAIGRLTDKPGVVLVTSGPGASNLATGLVTANSEGDPVVAIAGAVSRADRLKRTHQSMDNQALFTPITNFSAEVQDADNIPEVLSNAFRTAETTSGAAFVSIPQDVGLNESNVTSFKAVPTPKLGIAPEEWVEETATLIEQAKLPVLLLGMRSSQPDVVKAIRALLNRVSIPVVQTFQAAGTLSRDLESNFYGRVGLFRNQPGDALLAEADLVLSIGYDPIGYDPKFWNKPTNERTLIHIDQMRAEIDHFYRPDRELVGDVAKTIDALSDRLKPLALSTSTDTFLNGLQQRLVERDVPPVVEDSLLTHPLYFMKTLREQIADDVTVTVDVGSHYIWMARHFRSYEPRHLLFSNGMQTLGVALPWAIAATLVRPGKKAVSISGDGGFLFSAMELETAVRLNAPIVHFVWRDSGFDMVAFQQEMKYKRKSGTSFGDVDLVKYAESFGAKGLRVNHPSELVAVMEEAWKTEGPVIIDVPIDYSDNAALGKEVHLDQLN comes from the coding sequence ATGAACAAAAACGAAAACAGCGAAAACGAAAATTTAGTACAGAAAAAAACAGGAGCTGATTTGGTCGTTGATACGTTAATCGAGCAAGGGGTCGAATACATCTTTGGAATTCCCGGAGCAAAAATCGATTCTGTTTTCAACGTCTTACAAGATCGTGGTCCTGAATTAATCGTCGCACGTCACGAACAAAATGCCGCCTTCATGGCTCAAGCAATCGGACGTTTGACAGATAAACCAGGGGTCGTCCTCGTTACGTCTGGTCCGGGCGCATCAAATCTCGCAACAGGTCTCGTGACAGCTAACTCGGAAGGCGATCCGGTCGTCGCGATTGCTGGTGCCGTCTCACGTGCCGATCGACTCAAACGGACGCACCAATCGATGGACAACCAAGCACTCTTTACACCAATCACGAACTTCAGCGCGGAAGTTCAAGATGCGGATAATATCCCAGAAGTCCTCTCGAATGCTTTCCGGACAGCGGAGACGACGTCCGGTGCTGCTTTCGTCAGTATTCCGCAAGATGTCGGTTTGAACGAATCAAACGTCACGTCCTTTAAAGCCGTCCCGACACCAAAACTCGGGATTGCTCCAGAAGAATGGGTCGAAGAGACGGCCACACTGATCGAACAAGCGAAACTCCCTGTTCTCTTGCTCGGTATGCGTTCCAGTCAACCGGACGTCGTCAAAGCGATTCGCGCTTTATTGAACCGTGTTTCGATTCCCGTCGTCCAAACGTTCCAAGCTGCGGGGACGTTGTCACGTGACTTAGAATCTAATTTTTATGGTCGTGTCGGTCTATTCCGCAACCAACCAGGTGACGCGTTGCTCGCTGAAGCGGATCTCGTCTTATCCATTGGTTATGACCCGATCGGCTATGATCCGAAGTTTTGGAACAAACCAACGAATGAACGGACATTAATTCATATCGACCAAATGCGGGCTGAAATTGATCACTTCTATCGTCCTGATCGCGAGCTTGTCGGTGACGTCGCGAAAACGATTGATGCGTTATCCGATCGTCTGAAACCACTCGCCTTGTCAACAAGCACGGATACATTCTTGAACGGTCTTCAACAACGGCTCGTCGAGCGGGACGTCCCACCGGTCGTCGAAGACTCGCTATTGACGCATCCACTTTATTTCATGAAGACATTACGCGAACAGATTGCAGATGACGTTACCGTAACGGTTGATGTCGGTTCACATTATATCTGGATGGCGCGTCATTTCCGTTCATACGAACCACGTCACCTCTTGTTCAGTAACGGGATGCAGACGCTTGGTGTTGCATTACCTTGGGCCATCGCAGCGACACTCGTCCGTCCTGGTAAAAAAGCCGTCTCGATTTCAGGTGACGGCGGGTTCCTTTTCTCAGCGATGGAACTTGAGACAGCCGTCCGCTTGAATGCTCCGATCGTCCATTTCGTTTGGCGTGACAGCGGCTTTGATATGGTCGCGTTCCAACAAGAAATGAAATATAAACGAAAATCAGGCACATCATTCGGCGATGTCGATCTTGTGAAGTATGCAGAAAGTTTCGGTGCAAAAGGTTTACGCGTCAATCATCCGTCTGAACTCGTTGCTGTCATGGAAGAAGCTTGGAAAACAGAAGGACCTGTCATCATTGATGTTCCAATCGATTACAGCGATAATGCTGCGCTCGGAAAAGAAGTACACTTGGATCAATTAAACTGA